One genomic region from Drosophila busckii strain San Diego stock center, stock number 13000-0081.31 chromosome 3R, ASM1175060v1, whole genome shotgun sequence encodes:
- the LOC108604304 gene encoding thiamin pyrophosphokinase 1, which produces MNFVRNSGPHCRNMATVVNKKSYDVFKWLRSARRNMALPDGQKFFNPSGNSSNNHPRKFCTKTTIGFRQQMDHTIPPKEFKWTPGNLINENFRVGKNGHVCIVLNRKIQVPSHVVKLLWKNATLRCAVDGGSNHWRNFVLAQGIQKPSKSEKIIDMVHLEPLDLITGDFDSITEETVDFFKTTPKIHTPDQDATDFTKAITVLQPVMTQRKVHDIVVFHDCSGRLDQVMANLNTLYKMQKDNCNVYLVSGNSVTWLLRPGKHTIQIPLDLVTSQRWCSLMPLGGTAHNVTTTGLKWNLYHAQMEFGGMVSTSNTYSTEFVQVETDSSLIWSMGAYDFEEKMRPSVNKH; this is translated from the exons atgaatttcgTACGAAATTCCGGCCCCCACTGCCGTAATATGGCAACAGtggtaaataaaaaatcatatgATGTTTTCAAATGGTTACGTAGCGCGCGAAGGAATATGGCGTTGCCAGATGGACAGAAGTTTTTCAATCCTtctggcaacagcagcaacaaccacccACGCAAATTCTGCACCAAAACGACAATTGGCTTTCGACAACAAATGGATCACACAATACCACCCAAAGAATTCAAATGGACGCCTGGTAATTTGATTAATGAGAATTTCCGTGTTGGCAAAAACGGACACGTCTGCATAGTGCTCAATCGTAAAATACAGGTGCCCTCGCACGTGGTTAAGCTATTATGGAAGAAtg CGACACTGCGTTGTGCCGTTGATGGCGGCAGTAATCATTGGCGTAATTTTGTCTTGGCCCAGGGAATACAGAAGCCGTCAAAAAGCGAGAAAATCATTGATATGGTTCATCTGGAGCCGTTAGATCTGATAACCGGCGATTTTGATTCAATAACGGAAGAAACTGTTGATTTTTTCAAAACAACGCCAAAGATACACACACCCGATCAAGATGCTACAGATTTTACCAAAGCTATAACAGTACTGCAGCCAGTGATGACGCAACGTAAGGTGCACGACATTGTAGTATTTCATGATTGTTCAGGCCGCTTAGATCAAGTGATGGCAAATCTAAATACACtctacaaaatgcaaaaggacAACTGCAATGTGTATTTGGTGAGTGGCAATTCCGTTACGTGGCTACTGCGACCTGGCAAGCATACCATACAAATCCCATTGGACCTAGTGACCAGCCAACGCTGGTGCTCCCTAATGCCCTTGGGCGGCACGGCACACAATGTGACCACAACTGGATTGAAATGGAACCTAT ATCATGCACAGATGGAATTTGGTGGGATGGTGAGCACATCAAATACGTATTCGACAGAGTTTGTACAAGTGGAAACGGACAGCAGTTTGATTTGGTCCATGGGCGCATACGATTTCGAGGAGAAAATGCGACCCAGCGTTAACAAACATTAA